In Erigeron canadensis isolate Cc75 chromosome 1, C_canadensis_v1, whole genome shotgun sequence, a single window of DNA contains:
- the LOC122584737 gene encoding oil body-associated protein 1A-like: MMEPSHASTRPAVPGEKTKMGTSLVDTAASTIQSFGPTKQIHQHLCAFHFYADDMTRQVEAHHYCGHLNDEVRQCLIYDRPEADARLIGVEYIVTEDLFLTLPDSEKPMWHSHEYEVKSGVLFLPGVPGPVERSDLEKVAKTYGKTIHFWQVDRGDELPLGLPQVMMALTRDGQLYPNLAKDVESRYGIFYDKERHNREYMEGLAHGIHPKANAAGIGLKTVLREIECKPSGHPSLEPVPRVFV, from the exons ATGATGGAACCTAGTCATGCCTCAACCCGTCCTGCTGTCCCCGGTGAGAAGACGAAAATGGGCACCTCCCTCGTTGACACCGCCGCGTCTACCATCCAATCTTTTGGTCCCACCAAGCAAATCCATCAACACCTTTGCGC ATTTCACTTTTACGCGGATGATATGACACGACAAGTGGAGGCGCACCACTACTGCGGCCACCTAAACGACGAAGTGAGGCAGTGTTTGATCTACGACCGTCCGGAGGCGGACGCTCGGTTGATCGGAGTGGAATATATAGTGACCGAAGATCTGTTTTTAACATTGCCTGATTCGGAGAAACCGATGTGGCATAGTCATGAGTATGAGGTGAAGAGTGGTGTGCTTTTTCTCCCCGGTGTTCCTGGTCCGGTTGAACGGTCGGATTTGGAGAAAGTGGCGAAAACGTATGGAAAGACCATTCACTTTTGGCAGGTGGACAGAGGTGATGAACTGCCCTTGGGTTTGCCGCAGGTGATGATGGCTCTTACTCGAGATGGCCAACTTTATCCTAATCTCGCTAAAG ATGTGGAATCTCGCTACGGTATCTTCTACGACAAGGAAAGGCATAACAGAGAATACATGGAAGGTTTAGCCCATGGGATTCACCCAAAAGCAAACGCAGCTGGAATCGGGCTCAAGACTGTGCTACGAGAGATTGAATGCAAGCCTTCCGGCCACCCTAGTCTGGAACCTGTCCCCAGGGTTTTTGTTTGA